The following are encoded in a window of Solibacillus sp. FSL R7-0668 genomic DNA:
- a CDS encoding alpha/beta fold hydrolase: MNLITLRNHVTIHGQGSQVIVMAHGFGCDQTLWWPLVKHFETQYKIILFDYVGAGQSDLTAYNSSKYDCLQGYAQDVLEVIESMQLQKVIFIGHSVSSMIGLHAALIKPEFFEKIIMIGPSPYYINEVNYHGGFERNEIEELLTTMEMNFAGWASYMAPVAIDEPSDSDLSKGLEQCFVSTNSKIARQFAEVTFFSDTRPYLSELQIPTLIMQCANDSIVPVEVGHYLHEKISESELVVLNTRGHYPHVSEPKLTADIIQQYLQKI; the protein is encoded by the coding sequence ATGAATCTAATTACACTTAGAAATCATGTAACCATTCATGGTCAAGGTTCACAGGTTATTGTGATGGCGCATGGTTTTGGTTGTGACCAAACATTGTGGTGGCCCCTTGTAAAACATTTCGAAACACAATATAAAATCATTCTGTTTGATTATGTAGGAGCTGGACAATCGGACTTAACAGCCTATAATTCAAGTAAATATGATTGTCTGCAAGGTTATGCGCAGGATGTATTAGAAGTCATTGAATCCATGCAACTTCAAAAAGTCATTTTTATTGGACATTCCGTTAGTTCGATGATTGGTTTACATGCAGCGCTTATAAAGCCAGAGTTTTTTGAAAAAATCATAATGATAGGACCATCACCATATTATATAAATGAAGTGAATTATCATGGTGGCTTCGAACGGAATGAAATTGAAGAGCTGCTTACGACAATGGAAATGAATTTTGCTGGTTGGGCAAGCTATATGGCCCCAGTGGCAATAGATGAGCCAAGTGATTCTGATTTGTCAAAAGGGCTTGAGCAATGCTTTGTATCGACCAACTCAAAAATTGCACGTCAATTTGCTGAAGTAACGTTTTTTAGCGATACACGTCCCTATTTATCGGAGCTACAAATACCAACGTTAATTATGCAATGTGCGAATGATAGCATTGTACCGGTCGAAGTCGGACATTATTTACATGAGAAAATTTCAGAGAGTGAATTAGTCGTTTTAAATACGCGTGGGCACTACCCTCATGTCAGTGAACCAAAATTAACTGCTGACATCATACAACAGTATTTACAGAAGATTTAG